In Salmo salar chromosome ssa15, Ssal_v3.1, whole genome shotgun sequence, one genomic interval encodes:
- the LOC106571388 gene encoding Golgi-associated PDZ and coiled-coil motif-containing protein isoform X2, which yields MSASAGASPSAQATALVSPGTGMSMFRWLEVLEKEFDKAFVDVDLLLGEIDPDQADITYEGRQKMTSLSSCFAQLCHKAQTIFQLNHKVEAQLVDLRSELTDVQAEKVVVEREVHDQLLHLHAMQLQLHAKAGQTVDSDSIKDRMERELQANKKEKVKEVKLEAEVKLHKKENEALRRHVAVLQAEVYGARLAAKYLDKELAGRVQQIQLLGRDMKGPAHDKLWNQLEAEIHLHRHKTVIRACRGRNDPKKPLASPVGHETDILKKTQGVGPIRKVVLAKEDHEGLGISITGGKEHGVPILISEIHPTQPAERCGGLHVGDAILAVNSINLRDAKHKEAVTILSQQRGEIEFEVVYVAPEVDSDDENVEYEDDSGHRYRLYLDELEEGSATSRDNGTADTASLQALEKMSVGDGPENRDTGIFSETPSEETPSKTAVSGKSTS from the exons ATGTCTGCCTCGGCCGGTGCCTCTCCGTCAGCCCAGGCCACGGCCCTGGTCAGTCCAGGCACGGGGATGTCTATGTTTCGGTGGCTtgaggttctggagaaggagttTGACAAGGCGTTTGTTGACGTCGATTTACTACTTGGAGAAATCGACCCAGATCAAGCTGACATCACATACGAGGGTCGTCAAAAGATGACAAGTCTCAGCTCCTGTTTTGCTCAGCTTTGCCACAAAGCCCAGACGATTTTTCAACTTAATCACAAAGTAGAG gcTCAGCTGGTGGACCTGCGTTCGGAGCTGACTGACGTGCAGGCGGAGaaggtggtggtggagagggaggTCCACGACCAGCTTCTCCACCTTCATGCCATGCAGCTGCAGCTTCATGCCAAGGCTGGACAGACTGTGGACTCTGACTCCATCAAAGACAGGATG GAGAGGGAGCTGCAGGCCAACAAGAAGGAGAAGGTGAAGGAGGTGAAGCTGGAGGCAGAGGTCAAGCTGCATAAGAAGGAGAATGAGGCCCTCCGTAGGCACGTCGCTGTACTGCAGGCTGAGGTCTATGGGGCCAGATTGGCAGCCAAGTACCTGGACAAGGAGCTGGCTGGaag AGTACAGCAGATTCAGCTGCTTGGTCGGGACATGAAGGGGCCCGCTCACGACAAGCTGTGGAACCAGCTGGAGGCTGAGATCCACCTCCACCGCCACAAAACAGTTATCCGGGCCTGCAGGGGGCGCAACGACCCCAAGAAACCCCTAGCGTCTCCAGTGGGGCAT GAAACAGATATACTGAAGAAGACCCAAGGAGTTGGTCCTATTCGTAAAGTAGTGTTGGCCAAAGAAGATCACGAGGGACTTGGAATTTCAATCACG GGTGGTAAGGAACACGGGGTGCCCATCCTGATCTCAGAGATCCATCCTACCCAGCCTGCGGAGCGCTGTGGGGGGCTCCATGTGGGCGATGCCATCCTGGCTGTCAACAGCATCAACCTGAGGGACGCCAAACACAAGGAGGCTGTCACCATCCTCTCACAACAG aggggagagatagagttTGAGGTGGTGTACGTGGCCCCGGAGGTGGACTCTGACGATGAGAACGTGGAGTATGAGGATGACAGCGGCCATCGCTACCGGCTCTACCTGGATGAGCTGGAGGAGGGGTCAGCCACCAGCAGGGACAATGGCACAGCAGACACAGCATCACTACAAG CCCTGGAAAAGATGTCCGTGGGTGACGGCCCAGAGAACCGAGACACAGGGATCTTCAGTGAGACGCCATCGGAGGAGACCCCGTCTAAGACTGCTGTGTCCGGAAAGAGCACCTCCTAG
- the LOC106571388 gene encoding Golgi-associated PDZ and coiled-coil motif-containing protein isoform X1, translated as MSASAGASPSAQATALVSPGTGMSMFRWLEVLEKEFDKAFVDVDLLLGEIDPDQADITYEGRQKMTSLSSCFAQLCHKAQTIFQLNHKVEAQLVDLRSELTDVQAEKVVVEREVHDQLLHLHAMQLQLHAKAGQTVDSDSIKDRMPVPSVEEMERELQANKKEKVKEVKLEAEVKLHKKENEALRRHVAVLQAEVYGARLAAKYLDKELAGRVQQIQLLGRDMKGPAHDKLWNQLEAEIHLHRHKTVIRACRGRNDPKKPLASPVGHETDILKKTQGVGPIRKVVLAKEDHEGLGISITGGKEHGVPILISEIHPTQPAERCGGLHVGDAILAVNSINLRDAKHKEAVTILSQQRGEIEFEVVYVAPEVDSDDENVEYEDDSGHRYRLYLDELEEGSATSRDNGTADTASLQALEKMSVGDGPENRDTGIFSETPSEETPSKTAVSGKSTS; from the exons ATGTCTGCCTCGGCCGGTGCCTCTCCGTCAGCCCAGGCCACGGCCCTGGTCAGTCCAGGCACGGGGATGTCTATGTTTCGGTGGCTtgaggttctggagaaggagttTGACAAGGCGTTTGTTGACGTCGATTTACTACTTGGAGAAATCGACCCAGATCAAGCTGACATCACATACGAGGGTCGTCAAAAGATGACAAGTCTCAGCTCCTGTTTTGCTCAGCTTTGCCACAAAGCCCAGACGATTTTTCAACTTAATCACAAAGTAGAG gcTCAGCTGGTGGACCTGCGTTCGGAGCTGACTGACGTGCAGGCGGAGaaggtggtggtggagagggaggTCCACGACCAGCTTCTCCACCTTCATGCCATGCAGCTGCAGCTTCATGCCAAGGCTGGACAGACTGTGGACTCTGACTCCATCAAAGACAGGATG CCTGTTCCCTCAGTGGAGGAGATG GAGAGGGAGCTGCAGGCCAACAAGAAGGAGAAGGTGAAGGAGGTGAAGCTGGAGGCAGAGGTCAAGCTGCATAAGAAGGAGAATGAGGCCCTCCGTAGGCACGTCGCTGTACTGCAGGCTGAGGTCTATGGGGCCAGATTGGCAGCCAAGTACCTGGACAAGGAGCTGGCTGGaag AGTACAGCAGATTCAGCTGCTTGGTCGGGACATGAAGGGGCCCGCTCACGACAAGCTGTGGAACCAGCTGGAGGCTGAGATCCACCTCCACCGCCACAAAACAGTTATCCGGGCCTGCAGGGGGCGCAACGACCCCAAGAAACCCCTAGCGTCTCCAGTGGGGCAT GAAACAGATATACTGAAGAAGACCCAAGGAGTTGGTCCTATTCGTAAAGTAGTGTTGGCCAAAGAAGATCACGAGGGACTTGGAATTTCAATCACG GGTGGTAAGGAACACGGGGTGCCCATCCTGATCTCAGAGATCCATCCTACCCAGCCTGCGGAGCGCTGTGGGGGGCTCCATGTGGGCGATGCCATCCTGGCTGTCAACAGCATCAACCTGAGGGACGCCAAACACAAGGAGGCTGTCACCATCCTCTCACAACAG aggggagagatagagttTGAGGTGGTGTACGTGGCCCCGGAGGTGGACTCTGACGATGAGAACGTGGAGTATGAGGATGACAGCGGCCATCGCTACCGGCTCTACCTGGATGAGCTGGAGGAGGGGTCAGCCACCAGCAGGGACAATGGCACAGCAGACACAGCATCACTACAAG CCCTGGAAAAGATGTCCGTGGGTGACGGCCCAGAGAACCGAGACACAGGGATCTTCAGTGAGACGCCATCGGAGGAGACCCCGTCTAAGACTGCTGTGTCCGGAAAGAGCACCTCCTAG